CGCTTTCAGCAGCGAAGGGAACAGCGCCGTGCGCAGTGCTGTGCGCTCGTGGGTCTGGGGATTCTGCAGCCGCACGCCGGGCGCCTCGGCGCGGGCCTTGGCCGCTTCCTCGTCGCTGGTAAAGGTGTAGGTCACGGCCTCCTGAAAGCCCAGGCCGCTGAGGGTCCGCCGTAGGGCATCGCGGCGCTCGCTGGCCTGCGAGGCACCCACGTTGCTGCTGTGAACGCGCAGGTGAGGCAGTGTTTCGGGCAATTCAGTAAAACCGTGCAGGCGGGCCACTTCTTCGGCCAGGTCCTGCCAGATGTGCATGTCCACCCGCCAGGAGGGCGGCTGCACGGTGAGGCTGTCGCCCTCGCCGGTGACTTCACAGCCCAGCCGGGTGAGAATGGAGCGCATTTCGGCAGTGTCAATGTGCATGCCCAGCAGGCCGCGAATCTGGTCGCCGGTCACGGTGATGACCCCCGGCAGGCTGGGGGCAGGGTTGCCCACCCGGGTCGCGCCGGGGTGCGGCTGCCCGCCGGCTTCGGCCAGCAGACCCACCAGACGGTCGGCGGCGCGGGGCGGCAGCAGGGGGTCCACGCCGCGCTCGAAACGGTACACGGCGTCGGTCTTGAGGCCCAGGCGCGAGGACGTGCGCCGCAGCAGCACCGGGTCGAAGTGCGCGGCTTCAATCACCACGCTGGACGTGCCGGCAGTCACGTGACCATGCTCACCGCCCACGATGCCGGCAATGCCCAGCACGCCCTGGCCTTCTTTGGCTTTGCCTGCCGACCCGAACGCTCCGGCCACGCTGGAAATGCCACGGTCGCGGCCATCCAGAATCAGCAGGTCTTCCCCGCCCACCGCATGGGTCGCTCCCAGCAGGTCACGCACTTCCTCGCCCTGGCGCAGCCCAAAGCTGACCAGAATCTGGTCGCCCTGCACCTCGGCCCGGTCATACATGGCGGTGGGCTGGCCCAGTTCCAGCATCACGTAGTTGCTGGCGTCCACAATCAGGTCGCGGGGGCGCATGCCACCCAGGGTCAGCCGGCGCTGCATCCACAGCGGGCTGGGGCCGTTCTGCAGGCCCGAGACGGTCCGGGCCACGAAGTGGTCGCAGCCGTCCCGGTAGGTGCCGGTGGTGTCGCGTTCCAGCACCAGCCCCTTGAGCGGCAGCGACACGGCGATTTCGCCTGCGCCGGTCGCTGCGGGGCCGGCAGGCGGCTCACGCAGTTCCAGCTCCAGAAAAGCGGCCAGGTCGCGGGCCAGGCCCAGGGCGCTCAGCACATCTGCGCGGTTGGGGGTCACTTCTACGTCCAGCACGGTATCGGCCGGCCAGAGGGTGTGCAGCGGCGTGCCGGCCGGAGCTTCGCCAGCGCGGATCAGCATCACGCCGGCGTTCTGCTCCCCGATGCCCAGTTCCTTTTCGCTGGCGGCCATGCCCCAGCTCTGCACGCCCTGCATCTCGCGCACGCCGTAGGTCATGCCGCCAAGCGTGGTACCGGGCGTGACCAGTGCCAGCATGGTGCCGGCCGGCAGGCCCACCGCGTTAGGCGCACCGCTGGCGATGGTGTGCTGGCCGTGTTCGGGGCCGGCGTCAAAGACGATTTTGGTGAGTTTGGTGCCCTCGATGGGCTCGGTGCTCAGCACCTCTACCAGAATTACACCCTCGGGCACGCTGGGGGTGTCCTCGGTGCCTTCCAGCGGCAGGCCCATGTTGGCAAACACCGGTTCCAGTTCGGAGACGGGGGGCAGGGCAGGAATCAGTTCTTTCAGCCAGGAATAGGGGATGTTCATGGGTTCACCTCGTCGGACTTGTCAGAAGTGCGGGGAGTGGGTGCGGGGACGCCGGGGCGGTGCTCGCGGGCCAGGCCGCGCAGCACCTCGGGTACCAGGTTCACCTCTTCCAGCCGGTTCAGCGCCACCCACTGCGGGTCGTAGAAGTTGTTCTCGCTCTGGCGCAGGCTTTCGGGGCCATTGCCCAGCTGCATTTCGCCGCCGGTGACGGCGCAGCGGAAGTAGTGTTCGTGGTTGTTCAGGTTGTCCAGCTCCAGCAGCTGTTCGCCCACCTCCACGGTCAGGTTGACCTCTTCCAGCACCTCGCGGGCACAGGCTTCGGCGGGCGTCTCGCCGGCTTCGATGCCGCCGCCGGGCAGGGTGGCGTAGGCCTTGCCGTTCTTGCGGCGCAGAATCAGCAGCACCTCGCCGGAATCGTTGTAAATCAGGGCCACAGCACGTTGTCTCATCGGTGTTCTCCTTGAAAGGCAGCGGGAGGCGGCAGGTATTCCCGCCACTCGCCGCCGGGAATGTATGACCCGGCCGGCAGCTCACGGGCGTAGAGATAGGTCCAGGCCAGCCGCTGCTCGCCGCCGGCCAGCGTCACTGCACGCAGTTCGCGGTGATAGAGGTTGGCGGGGTCGCCGGGGGCGCGGTAGCCTTCCAGCTCGTCCATTTTTGCCAGCACGGCGCCCAGCTGCGCGGGCGGATAGCTGTATAGGCAGCCCTGTACTCGCTGCCCAGATTCGGCAGGCACCAGGCCGGGATAAGCGCCCAGGTGGTGCAGCGCCGCGCCGTCCAGCACGGCCGGCTGAGCCTGTGGTTCAGTAACGGCCGACGCCCAGGCCACATTGCGCAGTCCCGGCTTCAGCGTGCCGTACACGAAGACATGCGGCGTGGCCAGCGCTTCGGCCAGATACTGCCACAGGGCGCCCAGGTGCAGCGGGTAAAAGGCTTCCGGCTGGCTGTCCAGCAGCGCCTGCACTTCAGTCAGCGGCACCCAGCGCGGGCTGTGGCTTTCGCTGCTGACCTGCGGCTCGCCCTGCGCGTTGCACAGAAAAGTCAGCAGCAGGATAGAGTAGCCGCCCGACAGGTTCTGGGTGACACAGTAAGGCTGCACCGTCCCTATGCGGTAGCCAAGGCTTTCGCCGGCCCAGCGGTCCGCCTCGCCAGCCACCTGGGTCAGAGTCAGACCGGTTTCCTCGGCCACCTCGCGGCGCAGGGCGTCCAGAACAGCCTCGTACTCGCGCACCTTGCCGGCGGGCAATTCCAGCAGGCCATTTTCCACGCCGGCGCCGGGCTTGCAGCGGGTTTGCAGCAGCACGCAGGGCACCCCATTCACCACGCGGGTGATCAGGGCAGCAGCACAGGGAATGGCGAAGGTTTCATTCATCATGTTCTCCGGGCGCAGCGGCCGTGCTGGGGCGGGTTCAAAGTTCCTGCAGATAACAGAGCATCCGTTCGTCCTGGCCGGGTTCGACGTTGATAAAGCCGTGCCGCTCGTAAAAGCGCCGGGCGTCCCGGTCCACCTCATCCACGTTGATGTGCATCTCCTGCCCCTGCCGTTCACGGGTCAGGGCGATGGCCCGCTGCAGCAGCTGCGTGCCGGTGCCCCGTCCCCGCAGCTCAGGCCGGACATACAGCTCTTCCAACTGGGCCAGGGGGCCGTCCCAGTAGGGGGACGGGCGAAAAGTGAGGTAAGCGAACCCGGACAGCACTGCCCCGTTCCCGGCCAGCAGCACCAGCACGTCGGTGCGGCCAAGCAGCTCGGCAAAGCGGCGAGTCAGGGTCGGCAGGTCAGGCACCGGCGCGCCGAATTCGGTGTTGAACTCGTGCAGCAAAGCGGCGACTGCCGGAGCGTCCTCCTGCGTGGCTGTCCGGACAGCGGCGCTCACTCCAGCTCACCCCGGAACTGCCGCATCACGCGGGGGTCGTTGGCGTAGAAGTAGCGGATGTCGGGAATGCCGTATTTCAGCATGGCGATGCGCTCGGGGCCCAGGCCGAAAGCAAAGCCGGTCATGCCCTCATAGATGCGGTCCTTGCCGGCCGCCTCGCGCAGATCGTCCACTGCCTTAAAGACGTTGGGGTGGATCATGCCGCAGCCGCCCAGCTCCAGCCACTTGCTTTCGCCGCGTGGGTTGTCCCAGTACACGGCAAAGTCGGCGCCGGGTTCCACAAAAGGGTAATAGCTGGGCTGAAAGCGCACCCGGGCGCTGGCGCCATACAGGCCCCGCGCCATCTCGGCAATGGTGCCCTTGAGGTCGCTCATGCTGATGCCTTCGCCCACCACCAGGCCTTCGAGCTGGTGAAACATGCTCTCGTGGGTGGCGTCGGTCGCCTCGTAGCGGTACACCTTGCCGCGCACCACGATCTTGAGGGGCGGCTCGTGCTCCACCATGTAACGAATCTGCATCGGGGAGGTGTGGGTGCGTAGCAGCCGGCCGTCTTCCAGCCAGAAAGTGTCCTGCAGGTCGCGGGCGGGGTGGTACCACGGCACGTTGAGCGCCTCGAAGTTGTAGTGCTCTTCTTCCACTTCCGGGCCTTCTACCACCGCGTAGCCCATCTGGCGGTAGATGCCGATCAGGTCGTCGAACACCCGGGTAATCGGGTGCAGGCCGCCGGCCGGCAGGCCCAGGCCCGGCAGAGTCACGTCAATGGCTTCACTGGCCAGCTTGGCATCCAGGGCCGCGCGTTTGAGGGCTGTTTCTTTCTCGTCGAGCGCGGCCTGAATGGCGGTGCGGACCTCGTTGATTTCCGCGCCGCGGGCCTTGCGTTCCTCGGGGGGCAGCTTGCCCAGCCC
This region of Deinococcus sp. Marseille-Q6407 genomic DNA includes:
- a CDS encoding gamma-glutamylcyclotransferase, producing the protein MNETFAIPCAAALITRVVNGVPCVLLQTRCKPGAGVENGLLELPAGKVREYEAVLDALRREVAEETGLTLTQVAGEADRWAGESLGYRIGTVQPYCVTQNLSGGYSILLLTFLCNAQGEPQVSSESHSPRWVPLTEVQALLDSQPEAFYPLHLGALWQYLAEALATPHVFVYGTLKPGLRNVAWASAVTEPQAQPAVLDGAALHHLGAYPGLVPAESGQRVQGCLYSYPPAQLGAVLAKMDELEGYRAPGDPANLYHRELRAVTLAGGEQRLAWTYLYARELPAGSYIPGGEWREYLPPPAAFQGEHR
- the pheS gene encoding phenylalanine--tRNA ligase subunit alpha, which translates into the protein MQQEALSEIAAAQDLDALQQVKTKYVGKKGLITQQLGGLGKLPPEERKARGAEINEVRTAIQAALDEKETALKRAALDAKLASEAIDVTLPGLGLPAGGLHPITRVFDDLIGIYRQMGYAVVEGPEVEEEHYNFEALNVPWYHPARDLQDTFWLEDGRLLRTHTSPMQIRYMVEHEPPLKIVVRGKVYRYEATDATHESMFHQLEGLVVGEGISMSDLKGTIAEMARGLYGASARVRFQPSYYPFVEPGADFAVYWDNPRGESKWLELGGCGMIHPNVFKAVDDLREAAGKDRIYEGMTGFAFGLGPERIAMLKYGIPDIRYFYANDPRVMRQFRGELE
- a CDS encoding NUDIX hydrolase; translation: MRQRAVALIYNDSGEVLLILRRKNGKAYATLPGGGIEAGETPAEACAREVLEEVNLTVEVGEQLLELDNLNNHEHYFRCAVTGGEMQLGNGPESLRQSENNFYDPQWVALNRLEEVNLVPEVLRGLAREHRPGVPAPTPRTSDKSDEVNP
- a CDS encoding GNAT family N-acetyltransferase, whose amino-acid sequence is MSAAVRTATQEDAPAVAALLHEFNTEFGAPVPDLPTLTRRFAELLGRTDVLVLLAGNGAVLSGFAYLTFRPSPYWDGPLAQLEELYVRPELRGRGTGTQLLQRAIALTRERQGQEMHINVDEVDRDARRFYERHGFINVEPGQDERMLCYLQEL
- the pheT gene encoding phenylalanine--tRNA ligase subunit beta is translated as MNIPYSWLKELIPALPPVSELEPVFANMGLPLEGTEDTPSVPEGVILVEVLSTEPIEGTKLTKIVFDAGPEHGQHTIASGAPNAVGLPAGTMLALVTPGTTLGGMTYGVREMQGVQSWGMAASEKELGIGEQNAGVMLIRAGEAPAGTPLHTLWPADTVLDVEVTPNRADVLSALGLARDLAAFLELELREPPAGPAATGAGEIAVSLPLKGLVLERDTTGTYRDGCDHFVARTVSGLQNGPSPLWMQRRLTLGGMRPRDLIVDASNYVMLELGQPTAMYDRAEVQGDQILVSFGLRQGEEVRDLLGATHAVGGEDLLILDGRDRGISSVAGAFGSAGKAKEGQGVLGIAGIVGGEHGHVTAGTSSVVIEAAHFDPVLLRRTSSRLGLKTDAVYRFERGVDPLLPPRAADRLVGLLAEAGGQPHPGATRVGNPAPSLPGVITVTGDQIRGLLGMHIDTAEMRSILTRLGCEVTGEGDSLTVQPPSWRVDMHIWQDLAEEVARLHGFTELPETLPHLRVHSSNVGASQASERRDALRRTLSGLGFQEAVTYTFTSDEEAAKARAEAPGVRLQNPQTHERTALRTALFPSLLKAAQAYGKGERALLFEIGRIFPAGGETERLGLLMRGDLAARTYQDGVKGSFAVFRGLVESFAAASGASFELRQLRGDEVPAALHPGIAGEVLWNGQPAGWLGALHPEIAQEFGLKGDTFLAELALPLPAGEWAFHDPSRAPAAWRDLAIIAPQDVSYGEIAAVLKREGGELLESAEPFDVYQGEQVGEGNRSVAVRLTYRGAKTLTDEEVDPVFAAQIDAVKAQGWTVREK